CAGTATGCACGTTCTCAAGCTTTAAGCCTAATTCCACAATCGTGATGGCAACAGCCGGTCGCATCCCCACTACAACAGTTTCGGCACCTAATGTTTTTGTCATGGTAGCTATGGTACCTAACATCCTCCCAATGAAGGAATCCACCACCTCAAGTGATGAAATATCAATAAGAACCCCTTTTGCTTTGTCTTTGACCACCCTATAGCACACATCATCTTGAAGTTGCATCACAAGGCGGTCGTGCATATCAACTTGTATTGTAACCAGTAAAAAATCGCTCACTTTGAGTATTGGAATATGTTCCATATACATTCCTCTTTAATATCAGGCTTTTTTCTGAACCACAAACCCAATAACATTAAATGCATAAAATAGAGCATCCGCTAGTGTTGCCTTAGTTACCACATCGCTGAAGGTTACTCCTAAATGTACCATGGTTTGTGCAATTTGAGGACGAATGCCGCTTATGATGCACTGCGTGCCCATAAGCCGTGAAGCTGCTACTGTTTTTAATAAATGCTGTGCCACCAGCGTGTCCACAGTGGGTACACCAGTGATATCAATAATTGCAATTTGGCTTTCAGTATCTACTATACTTTGCAGTAGATTTTCCAACACCACCTGTGTGCGAGCGCTGTCCAGTGTGCCAATCAATGGTAGTATTAAAATCCCATTCCATATCTTAACAACAGGGGTTGACAGCTCTAATAATTCCTGTTGCTGCCGCTTTATAATATCTTCACGGCTTTTTTGGTATGTCTCTATAACAAAAAGGCCAAGTTCATCAAGAAGAAGATTTGCATCCCACAAAACCTGATTTAATGTTCCTTCGTTGAGTTGTTCTTTTGCAATCATTTCAAATAACGATTGTTTTAGTGAAAAAATGAACCGTGCTGCCTGCCCTGAAGACATACCAAGAACTGCCCACTCCTTTGACATATTAATAAGAAAATCACGCACTTCTTCCCATGCTTTTGAATGAATATCGGGATTATTTTGCTTGCAGGCATCAAAAAAAACAGCCAAAAATTCTTTTGACTGTTTTTCAATTTCAGAAGCACTCAATGCCTTTTTAGTTTCCCTGCCTATGTTTTTTACATTTTCAAGCCAGCTTGCTATCAATGCTTTTTCATTCTTTATTATAAGTTCAAACAATATCTGGTATGATTGGGCCATATATACCTCCATGTTTATAAAATATGTATATCAATCATAATATAACATGTAAAAATTTATTAAGTCAACAATAATAATAATAATTTTTTTAGGGAGTTAGTATTACATCTTGTGGTATTGCACGCGGAGCACACAGAGCTCTAAGTGACTTTACGTTTATAAATTGTTTTTATCCGCCTGATCATGCGTCCTCTTTGTGAAAAGCTTCCTTATGGTATCAGAACCTGGGCACTTGCTGGCTTTTCCCACCCTTTCAAAGGTATATGTTTATATGTACCTTTGACAAAATACTCTACCATATCATCGTAGTGACTGCTTACCGGATTGCCTGATTGTCCTGGCACAGTAATAAAATACAGCGGCTCATTGCTGTTAAAATCAACAATCATGCGCATGGCAGGAATCATCCACACATCAAAGTTTTTGCCCCAGGTAAACATTGCCACATTTACTGTATGCACATCGCCGCCTGCAGGGTAGGGCCCACGGCTTAAAAAACCCTTCAGCATGCCAACCTCTTTTGCAATCTCATGTTTAAACCAGTACGCATGAAGTTTGCCCCACTGCCACTTGCCTTTATTGCTTCCCATTTTATCTTCACACAGTGCATACGCGTCAGCTAACGTTTTAGCAAGCACATCCCATTTGGTTTCAGTTTTTTGCGTTGTGACATCATCAAAAAACGGCGACTGGTGCCTGTACGCAAGCAAATCATCAAATGCTGAGTATGAGGTCATGCTTGCCTGTAGAAACGCTTCCCATAGAGGGCTTTCTTTAGGGCCAAGTTCATCTAAAAATGTATTGTGGACAAAGCAATGATATACCGCACCCATAAGTGCTGCAGAGTTTGAATCAACACGCATTACGCAATCAAAATGTTGTGGGGAAAGCATATCAAGTGCCTTCAAAGCATTTTGTTTTTGCGCTGGCGATAGCTCCTGTAATGCAGCCATAATGTATGCATTATATTCTTTGTTAAATAAAATCTCCTGCACATGCTGTGCCATCAGTGAATACTGGTCATTCTGCAATTTCATCATATCCTCAAGTGTAAATGTCTTGTGCTGCGACAGCACCTGTACAATACGCATTGCGCGCTCATCGTTATACCATGATTGCGACAGATTCACAGGGAAGTTTTTATCTACAGTACGGTGATTGGCAGTTGCAATAAACCCTTCTGTAGGATTTTCTTTGTGTGGCAATTTTTCAAACGGCACAAAACCTTCCCAGTCATACTCACCTGTCCATCCCGGCGATGGAAAAAGCCCTGTGCCCTTTTTACGCACAGGATAAAGCCCCGTTACCTGCCAACCAATCGAGTTGCTATCGCCATACACAATATTAAGATAGATTGTATGAATACCTTTGAGTGCTTCCCGAGCCTGCTGCATGGTTTTAGCTTTTCCCAGATTATAAAAGCCCTGCAAAGTTTTTTCGCCACCAGTCATAACCCACGATAGCGCAAGGCCATAAGGTATTTCAACTGAAGGCGGTTGTACCGGCATCTTTGGAGGAAATGGCATGGTACCAAGCGCTGTATTTAGAAGCGGTCCATGCACCGTGTGGTACATTTTCACAGTATGTGATTTTCCCTTCACTGTAAATACTTCTTCACGACTTTGAAGCGGTAACCACTTATCTTTATACAGGTAAAAAAGCTGCCCCTTTTCCTCTTTTATTTTTTCAATGAATATATCCTGTGTGTCGGCCATTACCATAGTTTCGCCCCAGGCAATGTGGCCGTTGTAGCCAGCAACCACAATGGGAATGCCCGGCAAACACACCCCCGCGCAGTGATACGTGGGGCACTCTAAGTGCATGATAATCCACGGGGAAGGCAGTGATGCCATCAAATGTGTATCGTTTGCAACAATGCTCTTGCCGTTAGTTTTCTTTGGGGACAGAGCCCAGTTATTGGATGCAGGAATACCTAATCCAAGCAATTTTTGCATAGTGACCGCTGTAGTAGCAACTTTTTCTAATGAAATGTCAACAACAATGCCTTTAAGCTTTTGGGCTTCAGCAATTGGCAACTCAGTATCTTTATACACGGGGAATAAATGGCAGGCTTTTTCAATGCCTAACTTTTGTGCAATGAGCAAAAACTGTAGTTCCTCAATAAAATTGAACGATACTGTTAAATTCAGAAAACCAAAAATATACAGTCCATCTTCAGGCTGCCAAGGTTCGGGCTTAAAGCCAGCTAGAATAAATTCTGGCGGAAGCTTTTTGCATGTTTTAATATACGCATTAACTCCTTTTGCAAATTGTGCAAATATCATGTGTCCTCTGCTATCAAGCTGCTTCATTGTATTATGTACGATAGCTTTTGCGTTATAGCTGCGCATAAAATAGTCGATAGGCAATGCATCCTTGCCTGCAAACTCAGAAAGCCTCCCCTGAATAGCCATTTTCATCATCACCATCTGAAATAACCGATATGATGCCATAATGTACCCTGTTGCACAAAACAAATCCTCTTCGCTCTGTGCCTTAATATGAGGGATACCAAGCTCATCATAACGCACTTCAACCGGCTGGTTAAGTCCTTCAATGTGTACGGTACCACTATATTGCTTTTCGGTTGATTTAAAATAATGACTCATCATAGAACACTGTGCACCAAACAACGACAAAGTAATAATAACTACCATACGAATAAGTTTTTTTCTCATTCCTCAACTCCTCCCTTAAAAAATAAAAAAGTATTTAAAGAATACTATGGCTCTGACCCCTTGCTTCACAGTGTAAGGGTTAACAAAGCCTTCTACTAGGCATTAGTCTTACATCCTTTCTTTGAACAATTCACTTCACTCACAAAGCCTGTTTACACCATGATTTTGTCATAGTATTTATATATTGTTATAGTATTTTATATATTGGGTGGTTACCCATCACATTTTAATTTAGAACAAATGTTCATATTTTTAATTTGATATGTCAATTAATATTGCTGAATTGTTGAAAAATTTTTATTTTTTACTTAAAAAATTATTGATTTTATACAAACATAACAGTGATAGTCTTTTTCACATTGTTTTCTTAAATATTAAATTACTAGGAGAGCGCAATGCCAAAAGAAAAATGTTTTTGCGCTAACTGTATGAACTGTATTGTAATTAGGCAATATGAATCCGATCCCGAACGTTTTGTGCTAAGGGTCCGCTGCACCAAAAAGAAATGGACCAAGCGTTCCGGTGAGGAAAAGTTATATAAGTACTTTACTGTATCACGGCGTACGGTGGATAACTGCCAGCATTATACTGAAGCTGGCGACCTGTATCCATATATCAAAAACCTACGCAAAGATCTTCCTATAAAAGATGAAATCTATTCAACCAGGGATTAAGCTATGATGATCCATGCCTTTCACGGAGGAATTCATCCACCTGAGAACAAACACTTTACTAACCGCATTCCTTTTAAATATCTGTCTGTTCCGCAAAAATGTTATATACCTTTGCAGCAGCATATAGGTAAACCTGCTGTTCCAGTTGTTGAGGTTGGCCAGTTTGTGGAGGAAGGACAGCTTATTGGACAGGCAAATGGACTTATAAGTGCCAATGTTCATGCCACAGTACCCGGCAAAGTGGTAGAAATTGCAGAATACCACACCCCATATAGCGAACACGGTCTTTGTGTCGTCATTGAAGCAGAAGGCTCTTTTACTACATCAGGGAAAGTTCACCAAAAAAACGATATTGCAGCACTGGACAGGGAAGCGTTACTTGAAAAAGTAAAGGCTGCCGGCATTGTTGGACTTGGCGGGGCAGCGTTCCCCACGGCAGTTAAATTGAACCCACCTGCAAACAGGACTATTGATACACTAATCATCAACGGTTCCGAGTGCGAACCTTATCTCACTGTTGACGACATGTTGATGCAAACCCACCCTGAAGAGATCATTGAAGGTATCCAGATATCAATGAGGATACTTGGTGTGTCTAAAGCATATATAGGCATTGAAAAAAACAAACCACTGGCTATTAAAGCATTGCAATCTGCTGTAGCAGCAACAAAGTCTGAAGGTATCAGCGTGATGCCACTTAGAACACGCTACCCGCAGGGTGCTGAAAAGCAACTTATTTTTGCTATCACCGGGCGTGAGGTGCCCTCAGGCGGCCTACCCATGGATGTGAATGTAGTAGTACAGAATGTTGGCACCATCTATGCAATCCGTGAAGCAGTGCTCTTTGACAAGCCTTTGATTGAACGATACATTACAGTTACTGGAAAAATCGTACGCAAACCAGGCAACTATAAGGTGCGTTTTGGCACACGTGTTATTGATATACTTGAAGAATGTGGTGGCCTCACCCAGAATCCAGCAAAAATCATAATGGGTGGCCCAATGTGTGGTCTTGCTCTCAACCACATGGATATACCAATAGTAAAAGGCACATCTGGTATTTTATTCTTAGCCAAAGATGAAGTGGATGTATCACCCTTTAGGGCATGTATACGCTGCGGCAGATGCGTTTCAGTATGCCCCATGAACCTTATGCCATGTGATTTGGGCAACGCTGCTGAGAAGCAGCGCTATGATATTGCTGAAAAGCTGCATCCGTTTGATTGCATCATGTGCGGATCATGTTCTTACATCTGCCCGTCAAAAAGGCCATTATCGCACTTTATAAAGGTAGTTCAAACTACATTGAGTGCAAAACGATAATTTGTTTCAATTATTTTATTTATTGAAGAGCGCATGGTATATAGATTTAGTACATGTGAGCATATACTAAGCTGTTTTTAAGCTAAATGCAATTTAAAAAATGTATTTTATTTGAATTTTACAAGTAAAAAGGGTTATGCATGGAAATAAAAGATGCAGATAAAAAACGGTTATTAGAAGATCTGGTACTATCGCATGCACCACATATTCGCGATACACAATCAGTTCCATTTGTAATGTGGCTGGTGGTGCTTGCACTACTCCCTGCTGCTATTTTTTCATGTTTTATATATGGTGCATATGTAGCTGCCGTGATTGCGGTTGCTGTCATATCTGCAATAGCTGCTGAAGCAGTTATGCAATATTTATTAAAAAATCCCATAACGGTGAATGATGGCTCTGCTGTTATCACGGGCCTTCTTTTGGCAATGAATCTTCCGCCTCATGTTCCTCTGTGGATCCCTGCAGTAGGATCAGCATTTGCAATCATCATAGCAAAACAGCTGTTTGGTGGATTGGGATACAACATTTTCAACCCTGCTTTAGCCGGGAGAGCTTTTTTATTGGCTTCCTGGCCGGTTGAAATGACCACTCTTTGGCATAAATTCCCTGGCGGATTTGTTATTGCACAAAACCCGGTATTTGACCCATCAATGCCAAAGCAGCTTGTGGACAGCATTAGTGGAGCAACACCACTGGGAGCACTCAAAGAAGGGCCAAAGGTATTGCATGAGCTATCGCTTTCAACTCAGCCTTTGTACGATTTTCTATTTTCAAAAGCAATGATAAAGTCACTTTTCATTGGTAACATTGGCGGTTGCATTGGCGAAACATCTGCACTTTTATTATTAATTGGTGCACTGCTTCTTTTATGGAAACGCATCATAACATGGCACATACCTGTTTCGTATATTGCAACTGTTGCAGCAATTATGGGCATCTATTACTATTTTCAAGGTGTACCCCAGATACACTATGCAATACTTTTCCATGTGCTATCTGGCGGGCTTATTTTAGGTGCTTTTTTCATGGCCACTGATATGGTCACATCACCGGTAACCAAAAGTGGTATGATCATATTTGGCATAGGATGTGGAATCATAGCATCTGTTATCCGCTTATGGGGGGGATATCCTGAAGGAGTGTCATATTCAATTTTGCTTATGAATGCGGTTACACCATTAATTGACAGGCTCACACGGCCAAAAGTTTTTGGTACACGATAGTTACTATTATATTAGCTTTTCAACTGGAGTTGATTGATGAAACCTGTTGATATCATAAAGGCCACAATTATTATCTCGGTTATTGGATTTATATCAGCTTTTTCATTATCTTTTATGAAAAAGATTACACAGGAGCCAATTATAAAACAGGAACAAGAAAAAAAATTAGCAGCACTTGCTCTTGTGTTGCCAGGGTATACTATAGAGCAGGAAAAAACAGTAACTATAGATAATGAACCTTTTACATATTGGAGTGCAACAAAACAGGAGAATAGAATAGTAAAAAAAGCATGGGCATTTCTGGCGCACCAGCCAGCTTATGCAGGATCTATTGAATCCGTTGTTGGTGTTGATAGTTTAGGAACTATAATTGGTTTTACAATACTTTCGCAAAATGAAACACCAGGGCTTGGTGCTCGATGCGTTGAAGTTGTTTCCAATGAAACCTTTATTGATCATTTCATCACAAAAAATGTAACTAACATAGAAGAAGTTTCCTGGTTTCAGCAACAATTTATTGGTTTAAATGCTGGCAAACCTATCGCAATAGTAAAGAAGGGCGATTGGCATAAAGAAATGAAAGATGAGCTTTTGCCTAACAATGCAGTCACTGCAATAACAGGTGCCACTATTACCACTAAAGCCGTAACACAAAGCATCGAAGAAGGTATGAAAAAATTACATAAAGCATTAGCACTGCAAGAGGTGAAATAATGGATTATTTTAAAGAATTTATTAAAGGGGTATGGCAAAAAAATCCAATTTTGGTACTTGGCATTGGAATGTGCCCCACGCTTGCAGTAACCACATCAGCATCCAATGCCATCTGGATGACTATTGCCACAACGTTTGTGTTACTAGGTTCAAACATTCTTGTTTCAGCAATACGCACTATAGTTCCTTCTCATGTGCGCATTCCAATCTTTATCACCATTATTGCAAGCTTTGTAATCATTGTTGAACTAACACTCAAAGCATTTCAGCCTGAAGTATATAAAGCACTTGGAATATTCATTCCCCTCATTGTTGTTAATTGTATTATATTAGGAAGAGCTGAAGAGTTTGCCTCAAAAAATTCTTTATTGAATTCAATCTTGGATGCCTTGGGAATGGGACTGGGTTTTGGACTTACTCTTTTAATTCTTGCAACCATACGAGAAGTATTAGGTGCCAACAAGCTTTTTGGATATACATTAGTTCCCGGTATGAAACCTGCAATTATAATGATACTTGCACCAGGAGCTTTCTTTACTTTGGGACTACTTCTCTGGTCCATGAATGTCATAAAAGCTCGCAAAGCCCGTTTTAAACGTACTGAATAGAATAACGCTAGAGGTAATGACGTTATGGAAATAAAAATTCTTTTTACTATACTCATAAGCACAATATTTATTAACAACTATGTCCTTTCACGTATTCTAGGTCTGTGCCCTTACCTTGGTGTTTCCAAGAAGTTAGATTCGGCAACAGGGATGGGCCTTGCCGTTATCTTTGTAATGACATTGGCTTCTTTCTTTACTTTTATAATATATAAATTTGTGTTGATACCTTTCCATATTGAATACCTACGTACTATTGCATTTATTATTGTCATTGCATCACTTGTACAGCTTGTTGAAATGATAATTGAAAAGGTATCACCTGCACTATATCAGGCACTGGGAATTTTTTTACCGCTAATTACTACTAATTGTGCGGTATTAGGTGTTGCTGTACTCAATATTGAATCGGGGTTTATCACTCAAGAATTTGGCCTTCTTAACTCGGTTGTGCAGGGGTTTGGTGCTGGTGTTGGTTTTACTCTAGCACTGCTGCTTATGGCTGGAATTCGTGAGCGCCTTGAAATTGCAATGATCCCGGAAAACCTTAAAGGCCTTCCCATCACGTTTATTACCGCCGGTCTTATGGCAATGGCATTTTTAGGATTTTCCGGAATGAAGATTTTTTAGTTAAGCGATAATTATGGAAATTTATTCCCCTCAAGTTACACTACTGGCTATTACTCCCAATGCTGAAAAGCTCATTGAAGAAGCAGGCAGGACATGTTACCTTTCTTTAGACAAGATAACCGAAGGTAGCGAAGCCAACTTTATCCGCCGCTGCATAATGAATGGACATCATTCCATACTGGAACATGCTTCAGCATCATTCAGGGTGCTGGGAGCATCCCGTGCATTCACCCACCAAATGGTTCGCCACCGTTTAGCAAGTTTTTCACAGCAGTCACAACGCTATGTAAACGAAGAAGAGTTTAACTACATCATACCGCCATCAATTGCTCACAACCCACAGGCAAAAGCCATTTATACTGATTTCATGGAACATGCCCGCATTACATATAAAAAGCTGCGTGAGTTATCCATAAAAAAAGAAGATGCACGGTTTGTACTGCCAAACGCACTGGAAAGCCAGATTGTTATATCGGCAAATTTTAGGGAATGGCGTCATATCTTTTCATTGCGCCTTGAAAAAGCAGCACAGTGGGAAATACGCAGCGTATGTATGCAGATGCTTAAGATCTTACAAAAGGAAGCACCTTCAGTTTTTGGGGATTTTATTATAGATGAAGCATCCGGCACTGCACGATCAAATCTATTGTAACAAAAAACTTCCTAATTTTTTATATTACTCTTTTCTATGAGCTATTTTTATCAATAATAACAAGCAACACTTTTTTTCAATTTCACATATAATCTATTGGCTTATCACTTTTAATCGTTATACTATTCATAAGTTTATCTGAATATCATCTTTATACAATAAAATATTGATATAAATATTCATTGTAAAGAAAATAAAGGAACTTTAAAAACCAATTTTTATTGAGTTTCCCTTGTGGTCCCCCAACCATGGGAAAAAATCAGTCACTTTTACTACAGGTTTTAAGAAGGGTAAACGCAATTTTAGTATGTGCCTGTAATTTAAAATTCTATAAAATAATATCAGCTTTCTGTAAATGAAAATCAAAGTGCATGACCCCATCTTCAAACCTCTGTGTATATGGAACTCCACATTTTTCAAAAACCTTCATCATCTTATCGTTTTGGGGCAATACATTTGCCGAAACCCTTTCTATCTTCCGCTCTTTTGCAATTTTCATTAGATAGCGCGCTAAAAAGGTTGCAATACCCTTTCCTTGAAACTCTTCATCAACAATAAATGCCATTTCGTAGGTCTTTTCATTTTCATCATACCCATACCGTGCCTCAGCAATAATCCGTTCAGTGCCGGCATGCTGTAATATACCAACTATCGACAAAATTCTATCATAATCAATATTTACATACGATTGCATCTGCTTGTGTGGCATTGTGCGTATACGTGCAAAGTATCGCAAATATTTTGATTCATCCGAGAACTGGTAGAAAAGCCTGCGCATCATATCTTCATCGGATGGCTTTATTGGCCTGAACTTAACCACAAGCCCATCTTTAAACGTTTTCATTGTTTCCAATGTTATAGGGTAGTTGATAATATTTTCTATGACATATATCTGATCACGATATACCAGGCCAGCTTCTTTTGCTTTATCCAATAATGCAAGTCTGTGGTTTGGATGAGCAATGTCAATCAGTGCAAGCGCCCTCTCACGGATAGATTTACCAAAAAGGTTTGCCACACCATATTCAGTCACTACATACCGTGTTACACCTAAGGTTGAACGCACCTTTTCATTCTCGGTGTGGCGTATTACAATGTTACTATCGCCACTTTGATCACACGACCGCAATGCAACTATAGCCTTGCCACCGCGAGAAAATGCAGCACCAACAGCAAAATTAAGTTTACTTTCGTATCCTGATAACAAATTGTCACCCGAATAAAATACAACCGATTCGCCGGAGAGGTCAATTTTTTTAACATTCATTACACTTACCAGCTTTGGTATGCGCTGTAGCATAGTAGGATAGGTAAGCCTCATCAGGGGCACAAATTCAAACATAGGATTGCGGTCAACATAATCGTACAACATACGTGTGCCATAGCAATAGCTCAATGTTACCGGAGCAAGGTTACGTATCCCACGATCAATCTTAATAGCACCTGAATCAATTAAATCAATAATCCAGTCAGATACTACATGGCTGTAAACCTTGAGCTCACGCTTGTTGCGCAAGTGTTTTGCAATAGCATCAAACTGCCTTCCAACATGGAGCGCAACCACTGAGCCATCATCAATGAGGTTGGCAACATGCCAGCCAATTTTATCCATTATTTCATCATACCGTTTATATTCCCTTTCAATCAGCGGTATCTTGCTTTCAATGATATAATCAATTGAATCAATATGAACAGCTGTATCACCCATGGTAACCGGTACAAACGGATTAACTTCAGCAACAACTGTTTTTGCATTTTCAATCACAATATTTGCTACATCTATGGCAAGCCCCAAACTCATAAACCCGCGGTGATCAGGAGGTGACACCTGTATAATGGCAACATCAACACCAATTGCACCCGTGGAAAAAATAAATGGTATTTCAACAAGATGTGCTGGCACAAAGTCAGCTTTTCCCTGTTCAATATCCTTGCTTATGCTTTCACCAGTGTTGAATGTTTTTAATCTATACTTATACTGATTTTCACCTGTTTTGAGGTAATCACCAAGGGTAATAAGCTGAATAATTTCAAGATCTTGAAGGCTGGGGGCATCCGATTTCATTATCTGATCAACAGTAAAAATGGGCATTGCCGGGCCACTGCTTAAGAATACACGTGAGCCTGGCTTTATAATTTCGCACAGTTTTTGAAAATCAATTTTTTTTGATTCATACACGTCATTATATGTTTTTTTTATTTGCATTGTATGATCCTTATTCTTGTTGTAGTATAAAAGAATAATACAGCATTATTCAAATGCACTGTATAGTATTTTACTTTATTTTTTAGTTTTGTCAACTATTTGGCAAAACTTACTGCATTTAAGGCTAAATACCAAACATGCAAGTGGGTAGTATATACACATTTTTACTGTATCAACGATTTAATTATTGACATATTAACCACTTTTTTTACTATATTAGTCTATAAAGACGTTAATTTGGGAAGGGGTACTCAAATGGAAATCAACCTTAACAACAAAGGGAATATAGTTGAAATAAAGGTTAAAGGCGATATTGAGATGATGTCAATCAAGGAGTTTAAAGAAAAACTACTTGCAGTTGGCGAACAGAATGATGTTGATATCTCACTGGATCTGTCTGAAGTTGATTATATTGATTCATCAGGAGTTGGGGTTCTTATCAGCCTTAACAAAATACAGAAGAAAAAAGGGAAAAAGTTAGAACTCACTAAAGTAAGCCCAAAGGTATTAAATGTATTAAAATTAAGTTCACTTGCCGAAGTATTTAATTTATAATTGGCGATAGCTCCCCAAATAAGTTCCTCTTTATGAAAAATAACAGAGCAGAATATAGGACAGGCATTGGTTTTGATGCACACCGGCTTGTAGAAGGGCGCACGCTTATTATTGGCGGCATTCATATCCCATATAAATATGGTCTGTTGGGTCATTCCGATGCTGATGTTCTTACCCATGCTATTATTGATGCATTGCTTGGAGCAGCAAATCTTGGCAATATAGGGACATTATATCCTGACACAAGCAGCCAGTTTAAAGATAAATACAGTATTGATATGCTGAAAGACACTTATCGGCTGTTAAAAAGTCACAATATAGATATCATCAATATTGATGCAGTTATAATATGCCAGGAACCCAAAATAGCGCCATATCAGGAACAAATGAAAGAAGCAATTTCAGCTGCCTGCGGTAACCTTCCTGTTACATCAATCTCCATCAAAGGCAAAACAACAGAAGGCATGGGTTTTACTGGCACTGGTGAAGGCATAGCTGCGCTGGCAACATGTTTAATACAGCAGAATAAATAATTCATATCATCTTTATTTGCTTGCATATTGTGTTCATGTATATTCTTAAATTTAGCCATCTACATTAGCAGTTGAGTTTGTTATTACACACATAGTATTGCAACAAGTGTGAACGTATACAAGCCCTACTACCAAAAGCATTTTTAAAAAATCTCAAATACAGGTTGACAGGCAAAAGCAGCTTTATATTTATAGTGCAGTTATGCGCTATATTATTTGAACCTTTTTATTGATGGTACGGTCTAACACGATAATGATAGTACCATTGGTTTTATACCCCTTAGTGTGAGGGTAAATCGCAATCCTTTTTTTTAAGAAATTTTTCATGATGTTAGTAATGTTTAAATGAATGATAAATGATAATAGATAAATGATTTCGAAAGAAGTTGATCTTTTATTGAAGGAATTACAAATACCACAGTGTGTGAGAGTTACACAGTAGTAAACAAGGGATAATTTAATTATGAAAATGAAGGTTTTTTATATTTTACAGACTC
This is a stretch of genomic DNA from Spirochaetota bacterium. It encodes these proteins:
- a CDS encoding electron transport complex subunit E; the encoded protein is MDYFKEFIKGVWQKNPILVLGIGMCPTLAVTTSASNAIWMTIATTFVLLGSNILVSAIRTIVPSHVRIPIFITIIASFVIIVELTLKAFQPEVYKALGIFIPLIVVNCIILGRAEEFASKNSLLNSILDALGMGLGFGLTLLILATIREVLGANKLFGYTLVPGMKPAIIMILAPGAFFTLGLLLWSMNVIKARKARFKRTE
- the rsxA gene encoding electron transport complex subunit RsxA codes for the protein MEIKILFTILISTIFINNYVLSRILGLCPYLGVSKKLDSATGMGLAVIFVMTLASFFTFIIYKFVLIPFHIEYLRTIAFIIVIASLVQLVEMIIEKVSPALYQALGIFLPLITTNCAVLGVAVLNIESGFITQEFGLLNSVVQGFGAGVGFTLALLLMAGIRERLEIAMIPENLKGLPITFITAGLMAMAFLGFSGMKIF
- the thyX gene encoding FAD-dependent thymidylate synthase, producing the protein MEIYSPQVTLLAITPNAEKLIEEAGRTCYLSLDKITEGSEANFIRRCIMNGHHSILEHASASFRVLGASRAFTHQMVRHRLASFSQQSQRYVNEEEFNYIIPPSIAHNPQAKAIYTDFMEHARITYKKLRELSIKKEDARFVLPNALESQIVISANFREWRHIFSLRLEKAAQWEIRSVCMQMLKILQKEAPSVFGDFIIDEASGTARSNLL
- a CDS encoding GNAT family N-acetyltransferase: MQIKKTYNDVYESKKIDFQKLCEIIKPGSRVFLSSGPAMPIFTVDQIMKSDAPSLQDLEIIQLITLGDYLKTGENQYKYRLKTFNTGESISKDIEQGKADFVPAHLVEIPFIFSTGAIGVDVAIIQVSPPDHRGFMSLGLAIDVANIVIENAKTVVAEVNPFVPVTMGDTAVHIDSIDYIIESKIPLIEREYKRYDEIMDKIGWHVANLIDDGSVVALHVGRQFDAIAKHLRNKRELKVYSHVVSDWIIDLIDSGAIKIDRGIRNLAPVTLSYCYGTRMLYDYVDRNPMFEFVPLMRLTYPTMLQRIPKLVSVMNVKKIDLSGESVVFYSGDNLLSGYESKLNFAVGAAFSRGGKAIVALRSCDQSGDSNIVIRHTENEKVRSTLGVTRYVVTEYGVANLFGKSIRERALALIDIAHPNHRLALLDKAKEAGLVYRDQIYVIENIINYPITLETMKTFKDGLVVKFRPIKPSDEDMMRRLFYQFSDESKYLRYFARIRTMPHKQMQSYVNIDYDRILSIVGILQHAGTERIIAEARYGYDENEKTYEMAFIVDEEFQGKGIATFLARYLMKIAKERKIERVSANVLPQNDKMMKVFEKCGVPYTQRFEDGVMHFDFHLQKADIIL
- a CDS encoding STAS domain-containing protein, encoding MEINLNNKGNIVEIKVKGDIEMMSIKEFKEKLLAVGEQNDVDISLDLSEVDYIDSSGVGVLISLNKIQKKKGKKLELTKVSPKVLNVLKLSSLAEVFNL
- the ispF gene encoding 2-C-methyl-D-erythritol 2,4-cyclodiphosphate synthase: MKNNRAEYRTGIGFDAHRLVEGRTLIIGGIHIPYKYGLLGHSDADVLTHAIIDALLGAANLGNIGTLYPDTSSQFKDKYSIDMLKDTYRLLKSHNIDIINIDAVIICQEPKIAPYQEQMKEAISAACGNLPVTSISIKGKTTEGMGFTGTGEGIAALATCLIQQNK